A region from the Azospirillum thermophilum genome encodes:
- a CDS encoding ABC transporter substrate-binding protein, whose amino-acid sequence MTSLSRRAALLSLAAFASAAALAPGTVRAADPVKLEIGYIPILAAAPLFIVDAEGWAKEAGIALKLTRFESGPHAIQAMSAGQIDLLYAGVAPALVARSKGADITVIANSSVEEMVVAGRGAFAKAVGETPTADSFKKFAADAGRKIKIGTQPPGSVPDTVLRHWLFKVVKVDPADVDLVSMGIEKTQQALLAGALDAATIREPTVTITRQMDPNVVLLANGAQMFPDQPGTAVTARGAVLRDNAAAVQALIKAHIRAVDLIGKDPKRAARLVNEYLGKGLIEPETLEAALRGPAAKFVADPHSVVPAVEKMMAYAKEIGVAEGTVPVAEAFDFRFYDAAVGK is encoded by the coding sequence ATGACCAGCCTCTCCCGCCGCGCCGCCCTTCTTTCGCTGGCCGCCTTCGCTTCGGCCGCCGCCCTTGCGCCCGGCACGGTCCGGGCCGCCGATCCGGTGAAGCTGGAGATCGGCTATATTCCGATCCTCGCCGCCGCTCCGCTGTTCATCGTGGACGCCGAGGGCTGGGCGAAGGAGGCGGGGATCGCGCTGAAGCTCACCCGCTTCGAATCCGGCCCCCATGCCATCCAGGCGATGTCGGCCGGGCAGATCGACCTGCTCTACGCCGGCGTCGCGCCGGCGCTGGTCGCCCGCAGCAAGGGAGCGGACATCACCGTCATCGCCAACTCGTCGGTGGAGGAGATGGTCGTGGCCGGCCGCGGTGCCTTCGCCAAGGCGGTGGGGGAGACTCCGACTGCGGACTCCTTCAAGAAGTTCGCGGCGGATGCCGGCCGCAAGATCAAGATCGGCACCCAGCCGCCGGGCTCGGTGCCCGACACGGTGCTGCGTCACTGGCTGTTCAAGGTGGTGAAGGTCGATCCGGCCGACGTCGATCTGGTGTCGATGGGCATTGAGAAGACGCAGCAGGCCCTGCTGGCCGGCGCGCTCGATGCCGCGACGATCCGCGAGCCGACGGTGACCATCACCCGCCAGATGGACCCGAACGTCGTCCTGCTCGCCAACGGCGCGCAGATGTTCCCCGACCAGCCCGGCACCGCCGTCACCGCGCGCGGCGCCGTCCTGCGCGACAACGCAGCCGCGGTCCAGGCGCTGATCAAGGCCCATATCCGGGCCGTCGACCTGATCGGCAAGGACCCCAAGCGGGCGGCCAGACTGGTCAACGAGTATCTCGGCAAGGGGCTGATCGAGCCGGAGACGCTGGAGGCCGCGCTGCGCGGTCCGGCCGCCAAGTTCGTCGCCGACCCGCACAGCGTCGTCCCGGCGGTGGAGAAGATGATGGCCTATGCCAAGGAGATCGGCGTCGCCGAGGGTACCGTCCCGGTGGCCGAGGCCTTCGATTTCCGTTTCTACGACGCCGCCGTCGGCAAGTAA
- a CDS encoding ABC transporter ATP-binding protein: MTAGEASAKRDTVIDLEGVSIAYGDAPPVLVDVDLSVERGSFVAIVGPSGVGKSTLLRVVAGLHKAGSGRVVIHEANKPGHRPVGLVFQDARLLPWRRVARNVRLGLEGLPLSAADRERRVEEALRLVRLDGYGRRWPYELSGGQRQRVGIARALAVDPDILLMDEPFGALDAITRNGLQDELRRIHRETGKTILFVTHDLEEAVRLADRIVVLGGAPARIVRDVPNNSGADGVLFRDQVEALRLDIADNYSI; this comes from the coding sequence ATGACGGCGGGCGAGGCTTCGGCGAAGCGCGACACGGTGATCGATCTGGAGGGTGTGTCCATCGCCTACGGCGATGCGCCGCCCGTGCTGGTCGACGTCGACCTGTCGGTGGAACGCGGCAGCTTCGTCGCCATCGTCGGACCGTCGGGCGTCGGCAAGTCGACCCTGCTGCGCGTCGTCGCCGGCCTGCACAAGGCGGGCAGCGGCCGTGTCGTCATCCATGAGGCGAACAAGCCGGGCCACCGGCCGGTCGGCCTGGTCTTCCAGGACGCCCGGCTGCTGCCCTGGCGCCGGGTCGCCAGGAACGTGCGGCTCGGCCTCGAAGGGCTTCCGCTGTCGGCCGCCGACCGCGAGCGGCGGGTGGAGGAGGCGCTGCGCCTCGTCCGGCTCGACGGCTACGGCCGCCGCTGGCCCTATGAGCTGTCCGGCGGCCAGCGCCAGCGCGTCGGCATCGCCCGCGCCCTGGCGGTCGATCCCGACATCCTGCTGATGGACGAGCCGTTCGGCGCGCTCGACGCCATCACGCGCAACGGCCTGCAGGACGAATTGCGGCGCATCCATCGCGAAACGGGCAAGACGATCCTGTTCGTCACCCATGACCTGGAGGAGGCCGTCCGTCTGGCCGACAGGATCGTCGTGCTCGGCGGGGCGCCGGCGCGGATCGTGCGCGACGTGCCGAACAACTCCGGCGCCGACGGGGTGCTGTTCCGCGATCAGGTCGAGGCGCTGCGCCTGGACATCGCCGACAACTACAGCATCTGA
- a CDS encoding ABC transporter permease, translated as MRRLKAPTSLLLSALGVVAFLLAWEAVARSGLVPARLIPSPSAVPAAFLAEFGRGTWQAMVMASLSHYLVGLALGSVLGIGFGTAAALWGVWDAFQAWVVRMLRPIPAIAWIPFAIIWFGVSEGAASFLIALTVFWINYYASYAAVRGVDKDLIELGYAFGQGGLIARLFKIVLPGALPGILSGLRAGLGQGWMTVVAAELFGISGLGMRMMEASGLLATHIVVLYMVTIALLYGISDFLFMQVQTRVLSWQR; from the coding sequence ATGCGCCGTCTGAAAGCCCCGACCTCCCTGCTGCTGTCGGCCCTGGGCGTCGTCGCCTTCCTGCTCGCGTGGGAAGCGGTGGCGCGCAGCGGACTGGTCCCGGCCCGGCTGATCCCGTCGCCCAGCGCCGTTCCCGCCGCCTTCCTTGCCGAATTCGGGCGGGGGACCTGGCAGGCGATGGTGATGGCCAGCCTGTCCCACTATCTCGTCGGCCTGGCGCTGGGCTCCGTCCTCGGCATCGGCTTCGGCACGGCGGCGGCGCTGTGGGGCGTGTGGGACGCCTTCCAGGCCTGGGTGGTGCGCATGCTGCGCCCGATTCCGGCGATCGCCTGGATTCCCTTCGCCATCATCTGGTTCGGCGTCAGCGAGGGGGCGGCCTCCTTCCTGATCGCCCTGACGGTGTTCTGGATCAACTACTATGCCAGCTACGCCGCGGTACGCGGCGTGGACAAGGACCTGATCGAACTCGGCTACGCCTTCGGGCAGGGCGGGCTGATTGCGCGGCTGTTCAAGATCGTGCTGCCCGGCGCGCTGCCCGGCATCCTGTCCGGCCTGCGGGCCGGGCTGGGGCAGGGGTGGATGACCGTGGTGGCGGCGGAACTGTTCGGCATCTCCGGCCTCGGCATGCGGATGATGGAGGCGTCGGGCCTGCTGGCGACCCACATCGTCGTGCTCTACATGGTCACCATCGCCTTGCTGTACGGGATCTCCGACTTCCTGTTCATGCAGGTTCAGACGCGGGTTCTGTCATGGCAGCGGTAG